From Aliarcobacter butzleri, the proteins below share one genomic window:
- the recR gene encoding recombination mediator RecR — MNKGLEKFYELVEAFESLPTIGKKSALRLAYHIVMNDNYCGIKIAHSIENALKNITKCSRCGSMSEHEICEFCLDENRDNEKLCIVQSAKDIFVIEDSNQFDGRYFVIEELDQDVLDSLQRFILNNGVKTILFAITPSIANDAFILFIEDKLKDFDIKFTKIAQGVPTGVSLENVDILSLSKAIQSKVEI; from the coding sequence ATGAATAAAGGACTAGAAAAATTTTATGAACTTGTTGAAGCTTTCGAATCTTTACCAACAATAGGTAAAAAATCGGCATTAAGGCTTGCTTATCATATCGTTATGAATGACAATTATTGTGGTATAAAAATTGCGCACAGTATAGAAAATGCTTTGAAAAATATCACAAAGTGTTCAAGATGTGGTTCTATGAGCGAGCATGAAATTTGCGAATTTTGCTTAGATGAAAATAGAGATAACGAAAAGCTTTGTATTGTTCAAAGTGCAAAAGATATTTTTGTAATAGAAGATTCAAATCAATTTGATGGAAGATATTTTGTAATAGAAGAGTTAGACCAAGATGTTTTAGACTCTTTGCAAAGATTTATTTTAAATAATGGAGTAAAAACTATTCTTTTTGCTATAACTCCGTCTATTGCAAATGATGCTTTTATTTTATTTATTGAAGATAAATTAAAAGATTTTGATATAAAATTTACAAAAATTGCGCAAGGTGTTCCAACTGGAGTTAGTTTAGAAAACGTAGATATTTTATCATTATCGAAAGCAATACAAAGCAAAGTTGAGATTTAA
- the dnaJ gene encoding molecular chaperone DnaJ yields the protein MTEIDYYELLEISRNSDKSTIKKAYRQMAMKYHPDKNPGDNEAEEKFKAINEAYQVLSDDEKKSIYDRYGKAGLEGHGQRGGGFSGGFDDLGSIFEEMFGFGTSSRSRRERKTYNYNLDVTIEVKLEFNEAVFGCNKEINYKYKTACKPCEGTGAKDGKLSTCPTCKGQGQVHSRQGFMTFAQTCPRCGGTGQATTDSCKSCKGTGYEEVKDNFKVDIPEGVNDGMRIRVSNKGNIAPNGQRGDLYLQVSVKEDSHFVRHDDDIYFEAPIFFTQVALGGTIKVPSLRGELELEIPKGAKDKQQFTFKGEGVKSVQGYGKGDLIIQIKIEYPKALNNEQKELLEKLQDSFGIESKPHETTFEGMFDKVKKWFS from the coding sequence TTGACTGAAATTGATTATTATGAACTATTAGAAATTAGCAGAAATTCAGATAAAAGTACCATTAAAAAAGCTTATAGACAAATGGCTATGAAATATCATCCTGATAAAAACCCAGGTGATAACGAAGCAGAAGAAAAATTTAAAGCTATAAATGAAGCTTATCAAGTTTTAAGTGATGATGAAAAAAAATCTATTTATGATAGATATGGAAAAGCTGGACTAGAAGGACATGGTCAAAGAGGTGGTGGTTTTTCTGGTGGATTTGATGATTTAGGTTCTATTTTTGAAGAGATGTTTGGATTTGGAACAAGTTCAAGAAGCAGAAGAGAAAGAAAAACTTACAATTATAACTTAGATGTTACTATTGAAGTAAAACTTGAGTTCAATGAAGCTGTTTTTGGTTGTAACAAAGAGATAAACTACAAATACAAAACTGCTTGTAAACCTTGTGAAGGAACTGGTGCAAAAGATGGAAAACTATCAACTTGTCCTACGTGTAAAGGGCAAGGACAAGTTCACTCAAGACAAGGATTTATGACTTTTGCTCAAACTTGCCCAAGATGTGGTGGAACTGGTCAAGCAACAACTGACTCTTGTAAATCTTGTAAAGGTACTGGTTACGAAGAGGTAAAAGATAACTTTAAAGTTGATATTCCTGAAGGTGTAAATGATGGAATGAGAATTAGAGTATCAAATAAAGGAAATATTGCACCAAATGGACAAAGAGGAGATTTATACCTACAAGTTTCTGTAAAAGAAGATTCTCACTTTGTAAGACATGATGATGATATTTATTTTGAAGCTCCAATATTCTTTACTCAAGTTGCTTTAGGAGGAACTATAAAAGTTCCAAGCCTAAGAGGAGAACTTGAACTTGAAATTCCAAAAGGAGCGAAAGATAAACAACAATTTACTTTTAAAGGTGAAGGTGTTAAATCTGTTCAAGGTTATGGAAAAGGTGATTTAATTATTCAAATAAAAATTGAATATCCAAAAGCTTTAAATAATGAACAAAAAGAACTTTTAGAAAAACTACAAGATAGTTTTGGAATAGAAAGTAAACCTCATGAAACAACTTTTGAAGGAATGTTTGATAAAGTAAAAAAATGGTTTTCATAA
- the trpB gene encoding tryptophan synthase subunit beta, producing MNKSYLESMPDANGFFGKFGGSFIPPELEKPFEEIKKAYEELKNSPKFIEELKYVRKHYQGRPTPISFAKNLTQFCGGAKIYLKREDLNHTGAHKLNHCMAEVILAKHLGKKKVIAETGAGQHGVALATAAAYFGLECEIHMGEVDIAKEHPNVVRMKILGAKVVPATHGLKTLKEAVDSAFEAYLADTKNSIYCIGSVVGPHPFPMMVRDFQSVIGFEAREQFLEHEGKLPDAVAACVGGGSNAMGIFSGFIDDKQVELYGVEPMGKGNKIGEHSASLTYGEEGIMHGFNSIMLKDKDGNPAPVYSIGSGIDYPSVGPEHAYLKETGRSKVGLCNDNEAVDAFYKLSQLEGIIPALESAHAVGFAMKLAKTLDKEKTILISLSGRGDKDIDFVINNYPIPNSKF from the coding sequence ATGAACAAATCATATTTAGAAAGTATGCCTGATGCTAATGGTTTTTTTGGTAAATTTGGAGGTTCCTTTATTCCTCCTGAATTAGAAAAACCTTTTGAAGAGATCAAAAAAGCTTATGAAGAATTAAAAAATTCTCCTAAATTTATAGAAGAGTTAAAATATGTTAGAAAACACTATCAAGGAAGACCAACTCCAATCTCATTTGCAAAAAATCTAACACAATTTTGTGGTGGAGCAAAAATTTATCTAAAAAGAGAAGATTTAAATCATACTGGTGCTCATAAATTAAACCATTGTATGGCTGAAGTAATCTTAGCAAAACATCTTGGAAAGAAAAAAGTAATAGCTGAAACAGGAGCTGGTCAACACGGTGTTGCACTTGCAACTGCTGCGGCTTATTTTGGGCTTGAATGTGAAATTCATATGGGTGAAGTTGATATTGCAAAAGAGCATCCAAATGTTGTTAGAATGAAAATTCTTGGAGCAAAAGTAGTTCCAGCAACTCATGGACTTAAAACTTTAAAAGAAGCTGTTGATTCAGCATTTGAAGCATATTTGGCTGATACAAAAAACTCTATTTATTGTATTGGTTCTGTTGTTGGTCCACATCCATTTCCTATGATGGTAAGAGATTTCCAAAGTGTTATTGGATTTGAAGCACGTGAGCAATTTTTAGAACATGAAGGGAAACTTCCAGATGCCGTTGCCGCTTGTGTTGGTGGTGGAAGTAATGCTATGGGAATTTTCTCTGGATTTATTGATGATAAACAAGTTGAACTTTATGGTGTTGAACCAATGGGAAAAGGTAATAAAATAGGTGAACACTCAGCATCTTTAACTTATGGAGAAGAAGGAATTATGCATGGATTCAACTCTATTATGTTAAAAGATAAAGATGGAAACCCAGCTCCTGTTTACTCTATTGGAAGTGGAATTGATTATCCAAGCGTTGGACCAGAACACGCTTATTTAAAAGAAACTGGAAGAAGTAAAGTTGGACTTTGTAATGATAATGAAGCTGTTGATGCATTTTATAAATTATCTCAACTAGAAGGAATCATTCCTGCTTTAGAGTCAGCTCATGCAGTTGGATTTGCTATGAAATTAGCAAAAACTTTAGATAAAGAAAAAACTATTTTAATAAGTCTTAGTGGTCGTGGGGATAAAGATATTGATTTTGTTATTAATAACTACCCTATTCCCAATTCAAAATTTTAA
- a CDS encoding ferritin-like domain-containing protein has translation MYYFTMLEEVLLTSKPKDKIEKFYKFYKLFLDNKLIFDDNYKALSLKEPSYSSFLEIIKPTALPPIKNFKTIEGKKYLVHTILHIEYSAIDLALDAALRFHNLPLKYYQDWLEVAEDEIRHFLMLEELLTELGGTYGDFPVHKNLFEAMEQTPDFLRRMAAVPRYLEANGLDQNPKIMEKLNSNKDEFNVRFIEALKLILEEEVSHVKKGDFWFKYECERLNLEPESTYLEIIEEVFPGSTSRKMDLNFIARKEAGFSCNELKKLSKKEDCN, from the coding sequence ATGTATTATTTTACTATGCTTGAAGAAGTTTTATTAACAAGCAAACCAAAAGATAAAATTGAAAAATTTTATAAATTTTATAAACTTTTTTTGGATAATAAACTTATTTTTGATGATAACTATAAAGCTTTAAGCCTAAAAGAGCCTTCTTATTCATCTTTTTTAGAAATAATTAAACCAACAGCTTTACCTCCTATAAAAAACTTTAAAACTATTGAAGGTAAAAAATATTTAGTTCATACTATTTTACACATTGAATATTCAGCGATTGACTTAGCTTTAGATGCAGCACTTAGATTTCATAATTTACCTTTAAAATATTATCAAGATTGGTTAGAAGTAGCAGAAGATGAAATACGACACTTTTTGATGCTTGAAGAGTTACTTACTGAACTTGGAGGAACTTATGGGGATTTTCCTGTACATAAAAATTTATTTGAAGCTATGGAGCAAACTCCTGATTTTTTAAGAAGAATGGCAGCAGTTCCTAGATATCTTGAAGCTAATGGACTTGATCAAAATCCAAAAATTATGGAAAAGTTAAATTCAAACAAAGATGAATTTAATGTAAGATTCATTGAAGCTTTAAAGCTTATTTTAGAAGAAGAAGTAAGTCATGTAAAAAAAGGTGATTTTTGGTTTAAATACGAGTGTGAAAGGTTGAACTTAGAGCCTGAATCAACTTATTTAGAAATAATAGAAGAAGTTTTTCCAGGAAGTACGAGTAGAAAGATGGATTTGAACTTTATTGCTAGAAAAGAGGCAGGTTTTTCTTGTAATGAGCTAAAAAAATTATCAAAAAAAGAAGATTGTAACTAA
- a CDS encoding MBL fold metallo-hydrolase, with protein MEIKLHPMGDYQTNCYIVTIDNKDIIIDPGVGALSWIEANAKNPIAVLNTHGHFDHVWSNQIVKETFDIKLYTPKDDSFMLTLNPYNMGMPPSYADVLVNPDEEIELEGIKVKFHHFPGHTPGCSVIEIENSLFSGDFIFKGTIGRFDFPNSDAKLMKQSINKILTWKNNFHVYPGHGDKTTLQNEIETLKQWERHI; from the coding sequence ATGGAAATTAAACTACATCCTATGGGCGATTATCAAACAAACTGTTACATTGTAACTATTGATAATAAAGATATTATTATTGATCCAGGAGTAGGCGCTTTGTCTTGGATAGAAGCAAATGCGAAAAATCCAATTGCCGTTTTAAATACTCACGGACATTTTGACCATGTTTGGTCAAATCAAATAGTAAAAGAAACTTTTGATATCAAATTGTATACGCCAAAAGATGATAGTTTTATGCTTACATTAAATCCATATAATATGGGAATGCCACCTTCTTATGCAGATGTTTTAGTAAATCCAGATGAAGAGATAGAACTTGAAGGTATAAAAGTAAAATTTCATCATTTTCCAGGTCATACACCAGGCTGTAGTGTAATTGAGATAGAAAACAGTTTATTTAGTGGCGATTTTATTTTTAAAGGAACTATTGGAAGATTTGATTTCCCAAACTCTGATGCAAAACTAATGAAACAAAGTATAAATAAAATATTAACATGGAAAAACAACTTTCATGTTTATCCAGGACATGGAGATAAAACAACTTTACAAAACGAAATTGAAACACTTAAACAGTGGGAAAGACATATTTAA
- a CDS encoding GGDEF domain-containing protein — protein sequence MNKSCEEVLAKSQELRLLGLEDYSLNIFNYLNTNYQINFLKIYIKKQNDIENLFDNSQKNENYLFNTLKFKQNNEYEVIFSLLSTTQKEFEDIKNRLNFIKLALEIFSQSLFSKYLEKVIEDISIIDSLTGNYNRHYLYHYIEPLFSLSNRKQEKIAFLRISIDHFKAVIDEFNYKIGDKVIKVLSKTIKSSIRDSDTVIRMTNDGHLIILPNITNSDNAVLVANKLIDKFSKEKIVVNEDTKQTLMKTICVGITIYPDDGVDIDTIIRKSDIALYEAKNMGRSTVFVFNEEETNKVELF from the coding sequence ATGAACAAATCTTGTGAAGAAGTTTTAGCAAAAAGCCAGGAATTAAGGTTATTAGGATTAGAGGATTATTCTTTAAATATTTTTAATTATTTAAATACAAACTATCAAATTAATTTTCTAAAAATATATATAAAAAAGCAAAATGATATTGAAAACTTATTTGATAATTCACAAAAAAATGAAAACTATTTATTTAATACATTAAAATTCAAACAAAACAATGAATATGAAGTTATTTTTAGTCTTCTTTCTACAACACAAAAAGAGTTTGAAGATATAAAAAATAGACTAAATTTTATAAAATTAGCACTAGAGATTTTTTCACAATCTTTATTTAGTAAATATTTAGAAAAAGTTATAGAAGACATATCTATAATTGATTCTCTAACAGGAAATTATAACCGTCACTATTTATATCATTATATTGAGCCTTTGTTTAGTTTATCAAATAGAAAACAAGAAAAGATTGCTTTTTTAAGAATTAGTATTGATCACTTCAAAGCAGTAATTGATGAATTTAACTATAAAATTGGAGATAAAGTCATCAAGGTTTTATCTAAAACAATAAAAAGTAGTATTAGAGACTCTGATACAGTTATAAGAATGACAAATGATGGACATTTGATAATTTTGCCAAATATTACAAACTCAGACAATGCCGTTTTAGTCGCAAATAAATTAATAGATAAATTTAGTAAAGAAAAAATTGTTGTAAACGAAGATACAAAACAAACTTTGATGAAAACTATTTGTGTTGGTATCACAATATATCCTGATGATGGTGTAGATATTGATACAATAATTAGAAAATCTGATATAGCTTTATACGAAGCAAAAAATATGGGAAGAAGTACAGTATTTGTATTTAATGAAGAAGAAACAAACAAAGTAGAACTTTTTTAG
- a CDS encoding GGDEF domain-containing protein, with amino-acid sequence MSSILELIKQSATDENAFKSLESIFNFYEQLQYATNIKQVAEDIFIWLNKDFDVNNLIFSLFDINKSIKEDILIKGKEFYLDDDLSHFFIVNTHTNLNATVSFCATSQEHSKFLEEKYQTIEAAFSQVSPIIQNSILKKNFIDSLSLDSVTNVYTRDYLIKMLSERIRLLESEQNEMYLLMIGIDRFKAIIDEFNYEIGDKVLIELARVIHSNISEFDMVGRLNADMFLVSLNDCNEIQACNIAKKIISDFSEIDILVDKRSGQTLKKTICIGLERYLPNYNISLDDSIKNADTALYEARNKGRGQFFKFSDLKSEDNIELF; translated from the coding sequence ATGAGCAGTATTTTAGAATTAATAAAACAATCAGCTACAGATGAAAATGCTTTCAAATCATTAGAAAGTATTTTCAATTTTTATGAACAGTTACAATATGCAACTAATATTAAACAAGTAGCAGAAGATATTTTTATTTGGTTAAATAAAGATTTTGATGTAAATAATCTCATTTTTTCACTTTTTGATATAAATAAAAGTATAAAAGAAGATATTCTTATTAAAGGAAAAGAGTTCTATTTAGATGATGATTTATCTCATTTTTTTATAGTAAATACTCATACAAACTTAAATGCAACAGTATCATTTTGTGCAACTTCACAAGAACATTCAAAATTTTTAGAAGAAAAATATCAAACAATTGAAGCTGCTTTTTCTCAAGTTTCACCAATTATTCAAAATAGTATTCTAAAGAAAAACTTTATAGACTCATTATCTTTAGACTCTGTTACAAATGTTTATACAAGAGACTATTTAATAAAAATGTTATCTGAAAGAATTAGACTTTTAGAAAGTGAACAAAATGAAATGTATTTATTAATGATAGGAATAGATAGATTTAAAGCTATTATTGATGAATTTAATTATGAAATAGGTGATAAAGTTTTAATTGAATTAGCACGAGTAATTCACTCAAATATCAGTGAATTTGATATGGTAGGAAGATTAAATGCTGATATGTTTTTAGTTTCATTAAATGATTGTAATGAAATACAAGCTTGTAATATTGCAAAAAAGATTATTTCTGATTTTTCTGAAATTGATATTTTAGTAGATAAAAGAAGTGGTCAAACTTTGAAAAAAACTATTTGTATTGGTTTAGAAAGATATCTACCAAATTATAATATTTCATTAGATGACTCTATAAAAAATGCAGATACAGCGCTTTACGAAGCAAGAAATAAAGGACGAGGTCAATTTTTTAAATTTAGCGATTTAAAATCTGAAGATAACATAGAGTTATTTTAA
- the cmoB gene encoding tRNA 5-methoxyuridine(34)/uridine 5-oxyacetic acid(34) synthase CmoB, translated as MNLEILQKKKEECRTWKNVEPWFLQLKEACKIEKSNLKIDYGDWFSIGNRADLGDEEYEIIVQTAKKLIPWRKGPFKIFDLEIDSEWQSNIKYNLIRPYFNLKDKVVADIGCNNGYYMFRMLEDCPKRLIGFDPSPLTLHQFEFVNHFVKSDIVYEMLGVEHLEFYNHKFDFIFMLGVLYHRPDPVGTLKSLARGLNSKGEILIDTFMIDGEEEICLTPNKRYSKIPNIYFIPTIPALKNWLERAGFENIEVLATTITTSQEQRKTPWSFDESLEDFLDPNDSSKTVEGYPAPKRVYVKARKIM; from the coding sequence ATGAATTTAGAAATATTACAAAAGAAAAAAGAAGAGTGTCGAACTTGGAAAAATGTTGAACCTTGGTTTTTACAACTAAAAGAAGCTTGTAAAATAGAAAAATCAAATCTAAAAATAGATTATGGAGATTGGTTTAGTATAGGAAATAGGGCTGATTTGGGTGATGAAGAGTATGAAATAATAGTTCAAACAGCTAAAAAACTTATTCCTTGGAGAAAAGGTCCTTTTAAAATTTTTGATTTAGAAATTGATAGTGAATGGCAAAGTAATATCAAATATAATTTAATTCGTCCATATTTTAATCTAAAAGATAAAGTAGTTGCTGATATTGGTTGCAACAATGGTTATTATATGTTTAGAATGTTAGAAGATTGTCCTAAAAGATTGATAGGTTTCGATCCATCACCATTAACTTTACATCAATTTGAGTTTGTAAATCATTTTGTAAAATCAGATATTGTTTATGAAATGCTTGGAGTTGAACATTTAGAATTTTATAATCACAAATTTGATTTTATTTTTATGCTTGGAGTTTTATATCATAGACCTGATCCTGTTGGAACTTTAAAATCATTAGCACGTGGATTAAATAGTAAAGGTGAAATTTTAATTGACACTTTTATGATTGATGGAGAAGAAGAGATTTGTTTAACTCCAAATAAAAGATATTCTAAAATTCCAAATATCTATTTTATTCCAACAATTCCTGCACTTAAAAATTGGTTGGAAAGAGCAGGGTTTGAGAATATAGAAGTATTAGCAACAACTATTACAACTTCACAAGAACAAAGAAAAACTCCTTGGTCTTTTGATGAGAGTTTAGAAGACTTTTTAGACCCAAATGATAGTAGTAAAACAGTAGAAGGTTATCCAGCTCCTAAAAGAGTTTATGTAAAAGCTAGAAAGATAATGTAG
- a CDS encoding GNAT family N-acetyltransferase, with protein sequence MKILKLDKKYKNDFIHINNTTKEYLSNPSFFIGFFTENEINSFLETEDKAIFYGVIENEKLVAISGLFFEIEDFLDELKLLNINPKDVAEIGACMTLPTSRSKGYMLNLNKKLLEIAKTKKIKYILATAHPENISSNKSLQNLKMKFIKEFTRHNFPRNLYILEL encoded by the coding sequence ATGAAAATCCTAAAATTAGATAAAAAATATAAAAATGATTTTATACATATAAACAATACAACAAAAGAATATTTATCAAATCCAAGTTTTTTTATAGGATTTTTTACAGAAAATGAAATAAATAGCTTTTTAGAGACTGAAGATAAAGCTATTTTTTATGGAGTAATAGAAAATGAAAAGTTAGTTGCAATTTCAGGACTATTTTTTGAAATTGAAGATTTTTTAGATGAATTAAAGTTACTTAACATAAATCCAAAAGATGTAGCAGAAATCGGAGCTTGTATGACATTACCAACTTCTCGTTCAAAAGGTTATATGCTTAACTTAAATAAAAAATTATTAGAAATTGCAAAAACAAAAAAAATAAAATATATTTTAGCAACTGCTCATCCAGAAAACATTTCTAGCAATAAATCTTTACAAAATTTAAAAATGAAATTTATAAAAGAGTTTACTAGACATAATTTTCCTAGAAATCTGTATATTTTAGAACTCTAA
- the ccsA gene encoding cytochrome c biogenesis protein CcsA, with protein MKLSNVLFSFKTTLILLSFLAIGAGVATFIENDFGTSSARVLVYNNIWYETILVLTTINLIGIIFKYKMWRNKPRFIFHFAFVVILIGAGITRYIGYEGIMQIPEGQTENKMLSLEPYLQITIKDGDKTYYQEYQKEFTSLLPIFNNFSHDIHFGDKSIKINYKDYVFAKKEQASMGLLSVEAIYNGQTQAVRLPGQRGQQGVERDLDFGDISVNLVYGSKYVELPFAIKLNDFQLERYPGSMSPSSYASEVTVIEQDGKSYDYRIFMNRTLNEGNFLFFQSSYFPDETGTVLSVNNDPGKWPTYLGYFLLTLGLLLNFFDEKSRFRKLTKYVSGKNLAIFLLTAACFFSPSLQANQNIEDENLQQTVDYLNNLKDSSAVTADKFGELAVQSNGGRMKPLGTLNREIIQKLSGKASFLGMDANQLIIGMLSNPNVWKDVKIIKIQTPKLKKFLNIDTHENYISFSEAFGSDGTYLLAQEAEKALLTKPIERGTYEKDVIKTDEKLNIIYSVFNGTLFNIYPKVKDLNNLNDDNYKWYSPLEAIETFEGENQFAIDSITRGLINSIIENKWEDANNFIDMIALYQDKIGSDVKPSKSKIDAEIMFNKIDIFFKLTIAYMILGLVMLVVAFIIIFKPEFKPKKTTTIFFIILATLFALHTFGMGYRWVLSGHAPWSNIYETLVYISWSAVFASVIFFRKSLLALSAGVIIAGIFMFTAHLTDVDPQITTLVPVLKSYWLTIHVSILTASYGFFGLSAILGFLTLIMFIFRDKKPHLNDIIKHVSAINEISLIIGLAAITVGNFLGGVWANESWGRYWGWDPKETWAYVSIVVYALVLHLRFIKSLNTPFVLATASLLAFSSILMTYLGVNFYLSGMHSYATGDPVPIPTWAYMTFALVVITIILAIKNRDLKDSISN; from the coding sequence TTGAAACTATCTAACGTCTTATTTTCATTTAAGACTACGCTTATTTTACTTAGCTTTTTAGCTATTGGAGCAGGAGTTGCCACATTTATTGAAAATGATTTTGGTACATCATCTGCTAGAGTTTTGGTTTATAACAATATTTGGTACGAAACTATTTTAGTCTTAACTACTATAAATTTAATTGGAATAATTTTTAAATATAAAATGTGGAGAAATAAACCTAGATTTATATTTCACTTTGCATTTGTTGTGATTTTAATTGGTGCAGGAATTACAAGATATATTGGATATGAAGGTATTATGCAAATTCCTGAAGGTCAAACAGAAAATAAAATGCTATCACTAGAACCTTATTTACAAATTACAATAAAAGATGGTGATAAAACATATTATCAAGAGTATCAAAAAGAGTTTACATCTTTACTTCCAATTTTCAATAATTTCTCTCATGATATTCATTTTGGGGACAAATCTATAAAAATCAACTATAAAGATTATGTATTTGCAAAAAAAGAACAAGCTTCTATGGGATTGTTAAGTGTTGAAGCTATTTACAACGGTCAAACTCAAGCTGTTAGATTACCTGGTCAAAGAGGACAACAAGGAGTTGAAAGAGATTTAGATTTTGGTGATATATCAGTAAATTTAGTATATGGTTCAAAATATGTTGAACTACCTTTTGCTATTAAATTAAATGATTTTCAACTTGAAAGATATCCAGGAAGTATGTCTCCATCATCTTACGCTTCTGAAGTTACAGTTATAGAACAAGATGGAAAATCGTATGATTATAGAATATTTATGAATAGAACTCTAAATGAAGGAAATTTCTTATTTTTCCAAAGTTCATATTTTCCTGATGAGACAGGAACTGTACTATCTGTAAATAATGACCCAGGAAAATGGCCAACTTATTTAGGATATTTTTTATTAACTTTAGGATTACTTTTAAATTTCTTTGATGAAAAATCAAGATTTAGAAAACTTACAAAATATGTAAGTGGTAAAAATTTAGCTATTTTTCTTTTAACTGCTGCCTGTTTCTTCTCTCCATCTTTACAAGCAAATCAAAATATCGAAGATGAAAATCTACAACAAACAGTTGATTACTTAAATAATTTAAAAGATTCTTCAGCTGTAACTGCTGATAAATTTGGAGAATTAGCCGTTCAAAGTAATGGTGGAAGAATGAAACCACTAGGTACACTTAATAGAGAAATTATTCAAAAATTAAGTGGAAAAGCTTCATTTTTAGGAATGGATGCAAACCAACTAATCATTGGTATGTTATCAAATCCAAATGTTTGGAAAGATGTAAAAATAATCAAGATACAAACTCCAAAATTAAAAAAATTTTTAAATATTGATACACATGAAAACTATATCTCTTTTTCTGAAGCATTTGGAAGCGATGGAACATATTTATTAGCACAAGAAGCTGAAAAAGCTCTTCTTACAAAACCTATTGAAAGAGGAACTTATGAAAAAGATGTTATCAAAACAGATGAAAAATTAAATATTATTTATTCTGTATTTAATGGAACATTATTTAACATTTACCCTAAAGTAAAAGATTTAAATAACCTTAATGATGATAACTATAAATGGTACTCTCCTCTTGAAGCAATAGAGACTTTTGAAGGGGAAAACCAATTTGCAATAGATTCTATTACAAGAGGATTAATCAACTCTATTATTGAGAATAAATGGGAAGATGCAAATAATTTTATAGATATGATAGCTTTATATCAAGACAAAATTGGTAGCGATGTAAAACCATCAAAATCAAAAATTGATGCAGAGATTATGTTCAATAAAATTGATATTTTCTTCAAATTAACTATTGCTTATATGATTTTAGGGTTAGTTATGTTGGTTGTTGCATTTATTATAATCTTTAAACCAGAATTTAAACCTAAAAAGACAACTACAATATTTTTTATTATTCTAGCTACACTTTTTGCTTTACACACTTTTGGTATGGGTTATAGATGGGTACTTTCAGGACATGCACCTTGGTCAAATATCTATGAAACTTTAGTTTATATATCTTGGTCAGCAGTTTTTGCAAGCGTTATTTTCTTTAGAAAATCTCTTTTAGCTTTAAGTGCAGGTGTTATAATCGCAGGAATATTTATGTTTACTGCCCATTTAACAGATGTTGATCCTCAAATTACAACTTTAGTTCCAGTATTAAAATCTTATTGGTTAACTATTCACGTTTCTATTTTGACTGCATCTTATGGATTCTTTGGACTTAGTGCAATTTTAGGGTTTTTAACTTTAATAATGTTCATTTTTAGAGATAAAAAACCACACCTTAATGATATAATTAAACATGTTTCAGCAATTAATGAAATTTCATTAATTATTGGTCTTGCAGCTATCACAGTTGGAAATTTCCTTGGAGGAGTTTGGGCAAATGAGTCTTGGGGAAGATATTGGGGATGGGATCCAAAAGAGACTTGGGCTTATGTATCAATAGTTGTTTATGCTTTAGTATTACATTTAAGATTTATAAAATCTTTAAATACACCATTTGTTTTAGCAACAGCTTCACTATTAGCATTTAGTTCAATATTAATGACATATTTAGGAGTAAATTTCTATTTATCAGGAATGCACTCTTATGCTACAGGAGATCCTGTTCCAATTCCAACTTGGGCTTATATGACTTTTGCTTTAGTTGTAATTACTATTATTCTTGCAATAAAAAATAGAGATTTAAAAGACTCTATCTCAAACTAA